From one Bacillus sp. FJAT-42376 genomic stretch:
- a CDS encoding spore germination protein has protein sequence MPGNIKSEAPISPKLHENENYFKDYVGMGTSFDIGVRKFTIMGKGVNLYYVTGLCDSQYLMLLLTALADVNDTGQNPDKFKEVVENRLVHQQVTKVETIQKAVTEVLSGLVAIMLEGADYALVVDVRSYPGRNPEEPDTEKVVRGARDGFVENIIVNTALIRRRVRDERLRYELTKVGERSKTDVCVAYIEDIASKDLVDLIKKELKEIRVDGITMGDKTVEEFLVKQGFNPFPMVRYTERADVAANHLVEGHVLIIVDTSPSVIITPTTLFHHVQHAEEYRQAPAIGTFLRWVRFLGILSSTFLLPFWFLFILEPSLLPKSLSFVGPNEQTNIPAVAQIFLADFGIEFLRMAAIHTPTALSTAMGLIAAVLIGQIAIDVGLFVPEVILYVSIAAIGSFTTPSYELSVANKIIRLLLLAVTAVFHVKGFIIGVTAFILYLASTRTLNTPYLWPFLPFNAAAFKQIVIRTSVPGARLRPSIVHPQDIMRQRK, from the coding sequence ATGCCCGGAAACATCAAAAGTGAAGCCCCGATTTCACCCAAGCTGCATGAAAACGAAAATTATTTTAAAGATTACGTTGGGATGGGAACGAGCTTTGACATAGGGGTAAGGAAATTTACCATTATGGGGAAGGGAGTCAACCTTTATTATGTAACGGGACTTTGCGACTCCCAGTACTTGATGCTTTTATTAACGGCGCTTGCCGATGTCAACGATACCGGGCAGAATCCCGATAAATTCAAGGAAGTTGTGGAGAACAGGCTTGTTCATCAGCAAGTCACAAAAGTGGAGACGATTCAAAAGGCGGTTACAGAGGTATTATCCGGCCTTGTCGCCATCATGCTTGAAGGCGCTGATTATGCACTGGTCGTTGATGTCCGAAGCTATCCGGGGAGAAATCCCGAAGAGCCGGATACAGAAAAAGTCGTCCGCGGAGCAAGGGATGGCTTCGTCGAAAATATCATCGTCAATACTGCCTTAATCAGAAGACGGGTTCGTGACGAGCGGCTTCGGTATGAATTGACAAAAGTCGGAGAACGTTCAAAAACAGATGTATGTGTAGCATACATAGAGGATATTGCAAGCAAAGATCTTGTAGATTTAATCAAAAAAGAACTGAAAGAAATCCGTGTAGATGGCATCACCATGGGGGATAAAACCGTAGAAGAGTTTCTTGTGAAACAGGGGTTCAATCCCTTTCCGATGGTGCGTTACACGGAAAGAGCAGATGTAGCGGCCAATCACCTCGTGGAAGGTCACGTTCTGATCATCGTCGATACGTCACCGAGTGTTATCATTACTCCCACGACCCTTTTCCATCATGTACAGCATGCAGAGGAATACCGCCAGGCTCCTGCAATCGGCACTTTCCTGCGCTGGGTGCGGTTTCTAGGTATATTATCTTCTACTTTTCTTTTGCCTTTTTGGTTTTTATTTATCCTGGAGCCCTCTCTCTTGCCGAAAAGTTTATCCTTTGTAGGTCCCAACGAACAAACCAATATTCCGGCTGTTGCACAGATCTTTTTAGCCGATTTTGGCATAGAGTTCCTAAGGATGGCAGCTATTCATACACCGACCGCTCTATCAACCGCTATGGGGCTGATCGCTGCTGTATTGATCGGGCAAATTGCGATCGATGTCGGACTTTTTGTGCCGGAAGTCATTTTATATGTTTCTATAGCTGCCATAGGGAGCTTTACAACTCCGAGCTATGAGCTCAGTGTGGCAAATAAAATCATTCGCCTGCTGCTCCTCGCTGTAACAGCGGTCTTCCATGTGAAAGGGTTTATCATTGGTGTTACAGCTTTTATCTTGTATCTCGCTTCAACAAGGACACTGAATACCCCTTATTTGTGGCCATTTCTTCCCTTTAATGCGGCTGCGTTTAAGCAAATTGTTATAAGAACATCTGTCCCTGGCGCAAGGCTTCGTCCAAGCATCGTTCACCCGCAGGATATCATGAGGCAGCGGAAATGA
- a CDS encoding stage V sporulation protein AE, whose protein sequence is MKRRVILVTDGDEYAAKNIAYTAEQIGGRWISQSQGNPSRLSGKELVTLILTTPYDPVFVLFDDCGMPGEGPGEKAMMYVAEHPDIEVLGVIAVAAKTRQSDWARVDVCIDREGELTGHGVDKSGIQELEDGRINGDTVYSLDRLNVPIIVGIGDIGKMARRDDVKQGAPITMKAAEIILERNGIDARKHQK, encoded by the coding sequence ATGAAGAGAAGGGTTATATTGGTGACGGACGGGGATGAATATGCAGCGAAAAACATCGCTTATACAGCGGAACAGATAGGCGGACGCTGGATTTCACAATCGCAGGGGAATCCTTCCAGGCTTTCCGGGAAAGAGCTTGTTACATTGATTCTGACGACACCATATGACCCGGTCTTCGTTTTATTTGATGATTGCGGCATGCCTGGTGAAGGACCGGGAGAAAAGGCAATGATGTATGTGGCGGAGCATCCCGATATTGAAGTACTGGGTGTAATAGCAGTCGCAGCAAAAACAAGGCAGTCTGACTGGGCGCGGGTTGATGTATGCATTGACCGCGAAGGGGAACTGACGGGTCACGGAGTTGATAAAAGCGGGATTCAGGAATTGGAAGATGGCAGGATTAATGGCGATACGGTTTACAGTCTTGACCGGCTAAATGTGCCGATCATTGTGGGGATTGGAGATATAGGGAAAATGGCGCGGAGAGATGATGTAAAACAAGGAGCCCCGATTACGATGAAGGCGGCTGAAATTATTTTAGAAAGGAATGGGATCGATGCCCGGAAACATCAAAAGTGA